The sequence below is a genomic window from Bosea sp. F3-2.
CCGACGGCCTGCCACTTGCGTGACTGAGCCCTCAGATCGAGATCAAGTGACATCTTCTCGGGTGGCGGCGCCGAGCGCCGCCCGCGAGGTCGATCGTTCATCGCGGCCGCTCCCGCGCCAACATCCGCTTCAGTCCTTCGCTGTCGCCCTCGCGGTGGAAATCCGCGGGCGTATCGGGATTGCGCAAGCGCTCCTCCCGTTCCTCGCGCTCATGGCGCGCCGCCGTCTCATAAGCCATGACGATGCGTCGCACCAGTTCATGCCTGACGACATCACCCTCCTCGAAGCGGGCATAGCCGACGCCGTCGACATCCTTGAGCAGCCTCACCGCCTCGACAAGCCCGGAGCGCTGGCCCGGCGGCAGGTCGATCTGGGAGGGATCGCCGGTGATGATCATGCGGGAGCCCTCGCCCAGGCGGGTGAGGAACATCTTCATCTGCATCGCGGTGGCGTTCTGCGCCTCGTCCAGCAGAACGACGGCATTGGTCAGCGTGCGGCCGCGCATGAAGGCGAGCGGCGCGATCTCGATCATGCCGGTCTGCAGGCCGCGCTCGACATGGCGCGCCTCCATGAAGTCGTTGAGCGCGTCATAGATCGGCCGGAGATAGGGATCGACCTTCTCGCGCATGTCGCCGGGCAGGAAGCCGAGCCGCTCGCCCGCCTCCACCGCCGGGCGCGACAGGATCATGCGCTCGACCACGCCCTGCTCGATCAGCGAGACGGCGTGCCCGACCGCGAGCCAGGTCTTGCCGGTGCCGGCCGGGCCTTCGGTGAGCACCAGTTCATGGCGCTTGAGCTGGCGCAGATAGGCGTCCTGCGCGGCGTTGCGCGCCCTGACCGGCCCGCGCTTGCGGGTGACGACAGCGTCGAAGGAGGCCTTGCCGACATCGGCGGCCGGGAAGAGCGAGCGCTGGACATTGCTCTCCTCGATCGCCCCGTCGACCTCGCCGAGAGTGACCGAGGCGCCGGCCTTGGCGCGGGCATAGAGCGTTTTCAAAACGCGGCCTGCCTGCTCGGCGGTCTCGCGCGGACCCTTCACCGTGACGTGGTTGCCGTTGGGATTGACCACGACGCCGAGCCGCCGCTCGAGATGGGCGAGATTCTGGTCGTACTGGCCGAAGACGAGGCTGGCGAGGCGGTTGTCATCGAAGGACAGCACGACCTCGGTGGCCGGCAACCCATCGCGGCCCGCAACCTCAGGGCGGGCTGGCGACACCTCACGTCGCGGGGTCCGGTCGGGTCTTTGCGTCGTCGAATCAGCCTGTGCCAAATGCGTCGTCTCCGTAGGGCGGGCTTTTGCACCCGTTCCCGCCGGGCAGGAGCGCCCGGCCGGGTCGTCTCGCAGCATATCCGAACGCAACAATCTCAGCCTGATGACAGGCCAGAGCCTTCCAGCAGGAGATGGGCACGAACCGCAGCGCGCTCAAGCGGCCATGTCCTTTCCATCCGTCCGCCCCGCCTCCGCCAGCCGGCCGAAGAGCGAATTGGAACCGGCCCGCTCGATCGTCACCTGAACGATGTCGCCGATCTGATTCGCCTCGCTCTCGATCTGGACAGCCTGCAGATAGGGTGACTTTCCAGCAAGCTGGCCGGGGTGGCGGCCCACCCGCTCCAGCAGGACATCCACAGTTCGCCCGACCATCGCGGCGTTGAAAGCCTGGCGGTGATGTTCGATCCGCTCCTGCAGCCGGTAGAGGCGCTCATCCATCACCGTGCGCGGAATCTGTGCGTCGAGCTCGGCTGCCGGCGTGCCGGGGCGCGGCGAATATTTGAAGGAATAGCTCGAAGCGAAGCCGATCTCGTCGACCAGGCGGATCGTGTCCTCGAAATCGGCGTCGGTCTCGCCCGGAAAACCGACTATGAAATCCGAAGAGAGCGCGATATCGGGACGCGCCTTGCGGATGCGCTCGATCAGGCGGCGATACTCGTCGCCGGTGTGCTTGCGGTTCATCGCGGCGAGGATGCGGTCCGATCCGGCCTGCACCGGCAGATGCAGGAAGGGCATCGCCTGCGGCAGGTCACGATGGGCGGCGATGAGATCGTCGTCCATGTCGCGCGGATGGCTCGTCGTGTAGCGGATGCGGGCGATGCCCGGCACCTCGGCAACGCGGCGCATCAGCCGCGCCAGACCCCAGACCGCCCCATCCGGCCCCTCGCCATGATAGGCGTTGACGTTCTGGCCGATCAGCGTGACGTCGCGCACGCCGGCCTGCGCCAGGCGCTCGACCTCGGCGAGAACCTGGGCGACGGGGCGCGAGAACTCGGCGCCGCGGGTATAGGGCACGACACAGAAGGCGCAGAACTTGTCGCAACCCTCCTGGACCGTGACGAAGGCGGAAACGCCGCGCGCCCGGATGATCTGCGGCTTCGGCGCCGGCAGGAAGCCGAACTTGTCCTCGATCGGCAGGTCGGTGTCGACGACCCGCTTCCGCGCCGCCTCGGCCAGCAATTCCGGCAGGCGGTGATAGGCCTGCGGCCCGACCACGAGATCGACGGCAGGCTGGCGATGCTGGATTTCGGCGCCCTCGGCCTGGGCGACGCAGCCGGCGACGACGATCTTCGTCTCCTGCCCCTCGGCCGTCTGGGCGTTCTTGATGTCGCGCAGCTTGCCGAGTTCGGAGTAGACCTTCTGCACCGCCCGATCACGGATATGGCAGGTGTTCAGCAGGATCAGATCCGCGCCCTCCGGCGTCGCCGTTTCCTCATAGCCCTGGTGGCTCAGGATGTCGGCCATGCGCTGCCCGTCATAGACGTTCATCTGGCAGCCGAAGGACTTGATGTGGACTTTCTTCATCGTCGCGGATCGGGTCTCCAAAAGCTTTTCTTTACTGCGGATCGGGCGCCTTGGAAACGGCCCGGCTTCGCTGACATCGCAACAGGCAAGCCGTGCGCCAACCCGTCTCAGACGGCCGGCCGGCCCGTGACCGCCTCGTTCCGCGCCGCGCGTACCGCATCCTCTGCCCGTCGCGTCGCCGCCTTGCGCGACATGGTGCGGCCCATCACGATCGGTTCACCCCAGACCAGCTCGACATCGATCGCGCCGCATTCCAGCACCAGCTTCAGATGCGGCCAGAGCTCGGTATCGCCGTACCAGGCAAGCGCAGCACGCTCGACACGCCCCCCTGGCAGCCCCTGCCAGCCGGTATAGGTGATGGTCAGCGGGTAGACCGTGACATCCGTCTCTACGTCGCCCATGGCCTGATGCGCCGCGCCGAGCAACGAGGAGCGGAAGGGCAGGATGCGCGTGCCGTCTCCGGTCGTGCCTTCGGCGAAGAGCACCACTTCCTCTCCGGCGGCGATGCGGGCGCCCATCGCGGCAGCAACACCTGCGGTCGCGCCGCGGCGTTGCCTGTCGATATAGACCGTATGCTGGAGATTGGCGAGGAAGCCGACCACCGGCCATTCGCCGACCTCGCTCTTGGCCACGAAGGCCAGCTCACGCTCGGCGCCGAGGACGCCGATATCGAGCCAGGAGACATGGTTGGCCACGATCAGCGCCCCTGTCCCGGCCGGCGGCGGCAGTCCCCTGACCCGGCGGCGCACGCCCAGGCACCAGCAGGTCAGGCGATGGAAATGCAACGGCAAGACGCCCCGGTATTTCGGCGTGACCCGCATCACGACAAGCTGAAGCAGGACGAGCCCGAGCGTGCCGCCGATGAGCAGGGCAAGGCGAAAAAGCGCGCCGACGCGGAGGTCTTTCATGCGCGGACGGGTCCGGTCATCGGCGGGGAGAACACCTTGTTGGTCGGAGCGCCGTCAATGGCGCGATTATGTCGCAGAGTCACGTCAGATCGAGGCGCATCGCAATCGCGGTGGCGCGGCTGCCGTCGGCCTTGGGGTAGTAGCCCTTGCGACGCCCAACCTCGCGGAAGCCGAAATGCCGATAGAGCCGCTCCGCCGCGAGATTGCCTTCCTCGACCTCGAGGAAGACGCGCGCGACGCCATCCTCCGCGAGCCGGGCAAGATGAGCCGAGAGCAGGATGCGGCCGAGGCCGTCGCGCCTATTGGCCGGGGCGACCACGATGCTGAGGATCTCGGCCTCGTCGGCCGCCTTGCGTGACATCACGAAGCCAGCCGGATCGCTGCCCTTGCCGAAAACACCATCGGCGGCGACGCTCGTCTCGGCGATCAGCGCGGCGCACTCGGCCGGCTCCCAGCCGCGCGCGAAGCCGCCCTGATGATGCAGGATCGCGACTTGCCGGGCGTAGCCGGCATCGAGCCGCATTGTGCGGGCGGGCGCCGAATCAGGGTGCAGGAGCTTGCGCAGCCAATCCATCCCGCTTGTTCGCACAGATTGACGTTTCGACAACCACCATTTGGAGGAGGCGTTCACCGGCGCGGCAGGCGGGCTTTGTCCTGCGGCGTCGTCTCCGGTGCCTTCAGGTAGAGCGGGCGCGGCGGGGCGGTCTCCGGATCGGCGATCAAGCCAAGCCGCGCAACCCAGGCAATGTCCGGCGCCTTCGTGTCATCGACGACCACAGCATCGAGGCCGATCGCCCAGGCCTCGTTGGCGACGGCCAGCGCCGAGGAACCGACGAGGCTGACGGGGCCGGCGCCGATGGCACGTGCGGCATCGCGATAGCTGACCTGCCGGAGCGAAACGAGCGGCTTGCCTTCCGAGGTCAGCGCCTGGAACCAGACCTGGCCGTGCTTGGCATCGAGCGCAGCCGCGATGACACGACCGGATTCGCGGCCGATCAACGGAGCAGCGCAGGCAGCGACGGTGGTGACGCCGACAGCCGGGATGCCGGCCGCAAAAGCGATGGCGCGGGCCGCGCTGACGCCGACCCGCAGCCCGGTATAGCTGCCGGGGCCGACGGTGACCGCGACGCGGCCCAGCGAGGAGAAACCGCCCTCGACGGCGTTCATCACCCGCTCGACCAGCGGCATCAGCGCTTCCGCATGGCCGCGGTCCATGGCGAGCTGCTCCTGCGCCAGCGGCTCGGTTTCACCGGCTTCCAGGACACAGGCCGAGCAGGCCCCCAGCGCCGTGTCGATCGCGAGAATGCGCATCAGATCTTCATTCCGCGAAAGCCAGGCCCGTCACGCGCACATCCTTCGGCCGGTTCAAACCGCCTCGACTCCGCGCACTTCCGGCAGGAAATGGTGCAGCAGGTTCTGAATGCCGTGCTTCAGCGTCGCGGTCGAGGAGGGACAGCCCGAGCAGGCACCCTTCATGACGAGATAGACCGTGCCGTCGCGATAGCCGCGGAAGGTGATATCGCCGCCGTCACCGGCCACCGCCGGGCGGATTCGGGTTTCGAGCAGATCCTTGATCGTATCGACCGTCTCGGCATCTTCCGGAGCGAAGAACTCGCCTTCCTCGTCGAGATCGGCGGCGGAATTCTCGGCCAGCACCGGGGCGCCGGACATGAAATGCTCCATGATCGCGCCGAGGATGGCCGGCTTCAGATGCGGCCATTCGCCATCCGACTTGGTGACGGTGATGAAATCGGAGCCGAGGAAGACGCCGGAAACGCCGGAAACGCCGAACAGGCGCTGAGCCAGCGGCGAGCGCGCGGCGCCTTCGGCATCGCGCAGGTCGAGCGTGCCGCTGCCCATGACGATGCGGCCGGGCAGGAACTTCAAAGTCGCCGGATTCGGCGTCGCTTCGGTCTGGATGAACATAGATACCTCCGGTACCGGCGGTTCAAGGTCGCCGTTCCTAGTCTCGATATAGGGGCGTCACTGGAATCATTCCAGCACGAAGCAGAGCGCGCGTCGTCATTGCGAGGAGCGAAGCGACGAAGCAATCCAGGGGACTAGGTTGAACGTCTCACCCAGTCCCCTGGATTGCTTCGCTGCGCTCGCAATGACGGTCAGGCGAGCGCGTCGATTTCCTCATCCTCCAGATGCCCCGGCACGATGGCGACGGGAATCGGGAAGCTCGCGGAGGATTTGCCGGCCAGCGCGCTGACCAGCGGACCGGGGCCTTCACGACCGGTTCCAGCGGCAAGCACCAGAAGCGAGATATCCTCGTCCTCCTCGATCAGCTTGACCAGCTCTCCGGCCTTGTCGCCGATGCGCACAATGCGTTCGGGCTCGAGGCCGGCGAGCGTCCGCACCGCGGCAGCAGCCGCGTCGAGCCGCTTCTCGGCCTCGGCCTCGGCTTCCGCCCGCATGACGTCGCCGACGCCGAGCCAGGTCTCGTGCTCGGGCGGTGGGGCGACGGCAAGGAGCACGATCGCCGCGCCGAGGCGGGCGCAGCGGCGCGAAGCGAAGCGAAGCGCCTTGGCACATTCCTCGGTATCGTCGACCACCGCGAGAAACTTGGGGCGATGGCCCGTCTCGTAGGATCGCCGTTTCTTGACCATGAAACTGTCCTGCCGCCGCTTGAGGGACAAGCATGGTGGCCTGCGCCGGCCCCCCGGCGCAAGCCCGTCACCCCCAAGCGGTCCTCGTCAGCCGCGCACGAAGCCGACGATATCCTTGACCTCGCGCATGATCGGCGCGGCGATGGTATCGGCCCGGGCCGCGCCTTCACCGAGGATCGTGTCGATATGCTTCGGCTCGGCCAGCAGGCGGCGCATCTCCACGGCGATGGGGGCGAGCTTTTCGACCGCGAGATCGACCAGCGCCGCCTTGAAGCCCGAGAACTGGCTGCCGCCAAACTGCTGCAGAACCGCGCCCTTCGACGAGCCCGAGAGGCCGGCATAGATGCCGACGAGATTCTCGGCCTCGGGCCGCCCCTCCAGCCCCTTCTCCTCGGAGGGGAGCGCGTCGGGATCGGTCTTCGCCTTGCGGATCTTCTGGGCGATGGTGTCGGCATCGTCCGTCAGGTTGATGCGCGAATAGTCGGAGGCATCCGATTTCGACATCTTCTTGGTGCCGTCGCGCAGGCTCATCACGCGCTGAGCCGGGCCCATGATCATCGGCTCCGGCAGCGGGAAGAAGCCGACATCGCCCGTACCCAGGTCGAGCTCGGCGATCTGCGGCGCGAAGTCGTTGTTGAACTTCTGGGCAATGTCGCGGGTGAGCTCCAGATGCTGCTTCTGGTCCTCGCCGACGGGCACATGCGTGGCCTTGTAGAGCAGGATGTCGGCCGCCATCAGGCTCGGATAGGCGTAGAGGCCGAGCGAAGCATTCTCGCGGTCCTTGCCGGCCTTCTCCTTGAACTGTGTCATGCGGTTCATCCAGCCCAGCCGCGCGATACAGTTGCAGATCCATGCGAGCTCGGCATGGCCCGAGACCTGGCTCTGGTTGAAGATGATGCTCTTCTGCGGATCAACGCCGGCGGCGATATAGGCCGCAGTGACCTCGCGGATGGCGCGCTTCAGGTCGGCAGGGTCCTGCCACATCGTGATCGCGTGCATGTCGACGACGCAATAGATGCACTCATGCGTCTTCTGCATCGCCACCCAGTTGGTCAGCGCGCCGAGATAGTTGCCGAGATGCAGCGTGGAGGTCGGCTGCATGCCTGAGAAAACGCGCTGATGAAAACCCGACATGGGGCACTCCGTCGTCACGATGGAGGAGGGAAGCGGCGCTTCTGGCTCAAGCCCGCCGCTTGCGCAAGGGGAGAGCGCCGAAGGCGCCGAGCACCCAGCCCGCCGTGCCGTAGCTGACAAGGCCTGCGAGGCAGAGCAGGCCGAGCGCCCCGACGCGGTGGAATGTCGGCTGGCCTGCCATCAGCGGCACCGCCAGCAGGCGCAACAGCAGCACCAGCACGCCGAGCATGAGCGCGCTGGCGGCGAGGCTGGCGGCGATGGGCCGCAGATTGCCGAAACTCGGCCGCCAGATGCCATCGCGCAGCAAGGCGATACCAAGCATGAGCGTCTGAACGGCAAAGGCGAGTGTTGCCGCCAAAGCCGCCATCTGCGCCGCATTGCGACCGCCCGGCAGCAGAAACCCGGCCAGCACCGCGACGAGCACCGCCAGGCCGCCCGAGATCAGCGGCAGCCTCGGCAGGCTGCGCGCGAAATAGACCTGTCCGAAGACCTTCGCCACGACGGCGAAAGGCAAGCCGCAGCCGAAGGCGGCGAGCGCCGCAGCCGTGCGCTCGCGATCGCCGGCATCGAAGCGACCATACTCGAACAGTGCGGACACGATCGGCTCGGCGAGCGCCACGAGCGCCGTCGCCGCCGGCAAGGCGAGCGCAAGGCCGAGCGCCAGCGACTGCCCGAGCATGGCGTCGGGCCCGCCGCGGTGCGCCGCCAGCGCCATGTCGGAGAGCACGACCGTACCCATCGCCACACCGACGAAGCCGAGCGGGAGCTGGAAGACGCGGTCGGCATAGTAGAGCGCCGCCACCGCGCCGGGCTCGGAAGAGGCGATCTGCGTCGCGACGAGCAGCACGAGCTGGGCGGCCGAGGCCGCCAGCAGCGTCGCCCCGCCGGTGCGGATCAGCCGCGCCATCTCCGGCGACCAGCGCAGACTCGGGCGCGGCAGGGCCAAGCCATGCAAGCTGATCAGGATCATCGCAAGATGGGCGAGGCCGGTGAGGCTGACGCAAAGCGCGAGCCAGCGCGCCCCGACCTCGGGCGCTGCACCCGTCACATGCAGGACGAGCAGGAGGGCGAGCAGGATCGCGTTCATCAGCGCCGGCGCGAGGGCCGCGACGGCAAAACGGCGCTCGGCATTGAGCAAGGCCGCCAGCAACGCGGCAAGCGTCGTCAGCAGCAGGAAGGGCAGCATCAGCCGCGTGTAGGAGGCCGCCAGAGCAAGCGTTTCAGGCTCATCGGCGAAGCCGCTGGCAAGGCCGAGCACGAGCCAGGGCGCGAAGAACTCGCCGAACGCGACAAGGAGGAGCAGAAGCAGGCCGAGATGCCCGGTCGCCTCGCCGGCGAAGCGTAGCGCAGCGCCATTGCCCTTGTCGTTCTTGACGGCCAGGTAGAGCGGTACGAAAGGCGCGTTGAGCCCGCCCTCGCCCAGCACGCGCCGCACCAGATTGGGCAGGCGCAGCGCGGCGAGGAAGGCGTCGGCCACCGGCCCGCCGCCGAGCAGGCGCGCGATCAGCACGTCACGTGCAAAGCCGAGCAGGCGCGAGGCGACCGTGGCGGCTCCGACAACGGCCGAATCGCGGGCGAGGCGGGAGGGCGAGGTCTCGATCACAGCCCGAAATCCTCGCGGAAGCGGTCGATTTGGTGCATCCGCTCGTGGAGGATGGTCACGATGCCGATATCCCCGTTCGCGAGCCTGCGCCAATAGACGACATGGCGCCCGTAGCGAAAGAGGAAACCGTCGACGCCGAATTCCGCGGGTACAGGCCGCGACAGCACGGCATGCGTCTCGATCCGCCCGAAAG
It includes:
- a CDS encoding PhoH family protein gives rise to the protein MSPARPEVAGRDGLPATEVVLSFDDNRLASLVFGQYDQNLAHLERRLGVVVNPNGNHVTVKGPRETAEQAGRVLKTLYARAKAGASVTLGEVDGAIEESNVQRSLFPAADVGKASFDAVVTRKRGPVRARNAAQDAYLRQLKRHELVLTEGPAGTGKTWLAVGHAVSLIEQGVVERMILSRPAVEAGERLGFLPGDMREKVDPYLRPIYDALNDFMEARHVERGLQTGMIEIAPLAFMRGRTLTNAVVLLDEAQNATAMQMKMFLTRLGEGSRMIITGDPSQIDLPPGQRSGLVEAVRLLKDVDGVGYARFEEGDVVRHELVRRIVMAYETAARHEREEREERLRNPDTPADFHREGDSEGLKRMLARERPR
- the miaB gene encoding tRNA (N6-isopentenyl adenosine(37)-C2)-methylthiotransferase MiaB is translated as MKKVHIKSFGCQMNVYDGQRMADILSHQGYEETATPEGADLILLNTCHIRDRAVQKVYSELGKLRDIKNAQTAEGQETKIVVAGCVAQAEGAEIQHRQPAVDLVVGPQAYHRLPELLAEAARKRVVDTDLPIEDKFGFLPAPKPQIIRARGVSAFVTVQEGCDKFCAFCVVPYTRGAEFSRPVAQVLAEVERLAQAGVRDVTLIGQNVNAYHGEGPDGAVWGLARLMRRVAEVPGIARIRYTTSHPRDMDDDLIAAHRDLPQAMPFLHLPVQAGSDRILAAMNRKHTGDEYRRLIERIRKARPDIALSSDFIVGFPGETDADFEDTIRLVDEIGFASSYSFKYSPRPGTPAAELDAQIPRTVMDERLYRLQERIEHHRQAFNAAMVGRTVDVLLERVGRHPGQLAGKSPYLQAVQIESEANQIGDIVQVTIERAGSNSLFGRLAEAGRTDGKDMAA
- a CDS encoding lysophospholipid acyltransferase family protein; the encoded protein is MKDLRVGALFRLALLIGGTLGLVLLQLVVMRVTPKYRGVLPLHFHRLTCWCLGVRRRVRGLPPPAGTGALIVANHVSWLDIGVLGAERELAFVAKSEVGEWPVVGFLANLQHTVYIDRQRRGATAGVAAAMGARIAAGEEVVLFAEGTTGDGTRILPFRSSLLGAAHQAMGDVETDVTVYPLTITYTGWQGLPGGRVERAALAWYGDTELWPHLKLVLECGAIDVELVWGEPIVMGRTMSRKAATRRAEDAVRAARNEAVTGRPAV
- a CDS encoding GNAT family N-acetyltransferase; this translates as MDWLRKLLHPDSAPARTMRLDAGYARQVAILHHQGGFARGWEPAECAALIAETSVAADGVFGKGSDPAGFVMSRKAADEAEILSIVVAPANRRDGLGRILLSAHLARLAEDGVARVFLEVEEGNLAAERLYRHFGFREVGRRKGYYPKADGSRATAIAMRLDLT
- the tsaB gene encoding tRNA (adenosine(37)-N6)-threonylcarbamoyltransferase complex dimerization subunit type 1 TsaB — encoded protein: MRILAIDTALGACSACVLEAGETEPLAQEQLAMDRGHAEALMPLVERVMNAVEGGFSSLGRVAVTVGPGSYTGLRVGVSAARAIAFAAGIPAVGVTTVAACAAPLIGRESGRVIAAALDAKHGQVWFQALTSEGKPLVSLRQVSYRDAARAIGAGPVSLVGSSALAVANEAWAIGLDAVVVDDTKAPDIAWVARLGLIADPETAPPRPLYLKAPETTPQDKARLPRR
- a CDS encoding NifU family protein — translated: MFIQTEATPNPATLKFLPGRIVMGSGTLDLRDAEGAARSPLAQRLFGVSGVSGVFLGSDFITVTKSDGEWPHLKPAILGAIMEHFMSGAPVLAENSAADLDEEGEFFAPEDAETVDTIKDLLETRIRPAVAGDGGDITFRGYRDGTVYLVMKGACSGCPSSTATLKHGIQNLLHHFLPEVRGVEAV
- a CDS encoding universal stress protein — protein: MVKKRRSYETGHRPKFLAVVDDTEECAKALRFASRRCARLGAAIVLLAVAPPPEHETWLGVGDVMRAEAEAEAEKRLDAAAAAVRTLAGLEPERIVRIGDKAGELVKLIEEDEDISLLVLAAGTGREGPGPLVSALAGKSSASFPIPVAIVPGHLEDEEIDALA
- the trpS gene encoding tryptophan--tRNA ligase, which encodes MSGFHQRVFSGMQPTSTLHLGNYLGALTNWVAMQKTHECIYCVVDMHAITMWQDPADLKRAIREVTAAYIAAGVDPQKSIIFNQSQVSGHAELAWICNCIARLGWMNRMTQFKEKAGKDRENASLGLYAYPSLMAADILLYKATHVPVGEDQKQHLELTRDIAQKFNNDFAPQIAELDLGTGDVGFFPLPEPMIMGPAQRVMSLRDGTKKMSKSDASDYSRINLTDDADTIAQKIRKAKTDPDALPSEEKGLEGRPEAENLVGIYAGLSGSSKGAVLQQFGGSQFSGFKAALVDLAVEKLAPIAVEMRRLLAEPKHIDTILGEGAARADTIAAPIMREVKDIVGFVRG
- the murJ gene encoding murein biosynthesis integral membrane protein MurJ yields the protein MIETSPSRLARDSAVVGAATVASRLLGFARDVLIARLLGGGPVADAFLAALRLPNLVRRVLGEGGLNAPFVPLYLAVKNDKGNGAALRFAGEATGHLGLLLLLLVAFGEFFAPWLVLGLASGFADEPETLALAASYTRLMLPFLLLTTLAALLAALLNAERRFAVAALAPALMNAILLALLLVLHVTGAAPEVGARWLALCVSLTGLAHLAMILISLHGLALPRPSLRWSPEMARLIRTGGATLLAASAAQLVLLVATQIASSEPGAVAALYYADRVFQLPLGFVGVAMGTVVLSDMALAAHRGGPDAMLGQSLALGLALALPAATALVALAEPIVSALFEYGRFDAGDRERTAAALAAFGCGLPFAVVAKVFGQVYFARSLPRLPLISGGLAVLVAVLAGFLLPGGRNAAQMAALAATLAFAVQTLMLGIALLRDGIWRPSFGNLRPIAASLAASALMLGVLVLLLRLLAVPLMAGQPTFHRVGALGLLCLAGLVSYGTAGWVLGAFGALPLRKRRA
- a CDS encoding type II toxin-antitoxin system RelE/ParE family toxin, producing MTAIRVQEAASRRLDEIYCYTRDAFGAAQAERYIEGLFEAFGRIETHAVLSRPVPAEFGVDGFLFRYGRHVVYWRRLANGDIGIVTILHERMHQIDRFREDFGL